Proteins co-encoded in one Sphingopyxis sp. BE259 genomic window:
- a CDS encoding alpha/beta hydrolase, producing MEDVKLPPEYSETATNPKRFAGRPVTGAFNVTVPTLTVFPAQQPGNGTAMLVFPGGGFSKLAIDLEGSEVRDWLTSRGTTCVLVKYHVPKSGHHYDEDCHCAVTPKHLLALQVAQRAIRLVRSRASELKINPRKIGVIGFSAGGYLVAQTSNIFEPAYEPVDEIDKVSSRPDFAIAMFPGHLCRSGGSLDPGIKVTKMTPPTFLLQAWDDPVDPICNSIVYARALDEAGVPAEVHLFAKGGHAFAMRPLRHPVERWPTLVEDWLKDTGIL from the coding sequence ATGGAGGATGTCAAACTTCCTCCAGAGTATAGCGAAACGGCAACGAATCCGAAACGCTTCGCCGGACGTCCGGTTACCGGCGCCTTCAACGTCACTGTGCCCACTCTCACGGTGTTTCCCGCCCAACAACCAGGCAATGGCACAGCGATGCTGGTTTTTCCCGGCGGAGGATTCTCCAAGCTCGCGATCGATCTGGAAGGTAGTGAAGTTCGCGACTGGCTGACTTCAAGAGGCACCACTTGCGTGCTCGTCAAATACCATGTTCCCAAAAGCGGCCACCATTATGATGAAGACTGCCATTGTGCAGTGACGCCCAAGCACCTCCTTGCGTTGCAGGTCGCCCAGCGTGCGATACGCCTGGTGCGCTCGCGCGCCAGCGAGCTCAAGATCAACCCCCGCAAGATCGGTGTCATAGGCTTCTCAGCCGGAGGGTATCTGGTCGCGCAGACCAGCAATATATTCGAACCTGCTTATGAGCCGGTCGACGAAATAGACAAAGTGAGCAGCCGGCCCGATTTTGCCATCGCAATGTTCCCAGGCCACCTGTGCAGATCGGGGGGCTCGCTTGATCCTGGTATCAAAGTTACCAAGATGACCCCGCCAACATTTCTTCTTCAGGCTTGGGACGATCCCGTCGATCCGATTTGCAATAGCATAGTCTATGCGCGAGCGCTGGACGAGGCAGGTGTTCCAGCGGAAGTCCATCTCTTTGCCAAGGGAGGGCACGCCTTCGCCATGCGCCCGCTGCGTCATCCCGTTGAGCGATGGCCGACGCTCGTGGAAGATTGGCTAAAGGACACAGGAATTCTTTGA
- a CDS encoding VacJ family lipoprotein, which yields MSPATVAALLFLSGVAPPPTDLASESQTETELQRVDDPSAPPEPPIVVPALGNTPHPSLAAPATSDDETMAEMPSAPHDIVVTARGDAPPGDPLQAVNIASYRAVQSIDAALVAPVAMGYQGIVPEPVRDGLGNALRNLSEPVNFLNFLLQFKIGKAAETLGRFAVNTTFGVGGLFDVAKTMPFNLPYRRNGFANTLGFYGVEPGPYFYLPLIGSTTLRDLAGNSIDLLVVPTAVGAPFDRTAYAVPTTVVRQLNDRIEGDAQIQRLQQESLDPYVETRTLYLELRKREIDALKVRRSDRNGEAGPQTEITVSQTGPLSDPEGLISVGPLELETPTSDGLPPRP from the coding sequence ATGAGCCCTGCAACCGTCGCCGCGCTTCTGTTTCTGTCCGGGGTAGCGCCGCCTCCGACCGACCTCGCATCCGAAAGCCAGACTGAGACCGAGTTGCAGCGGGTAGATGATCCCTCGGCCCCACCCGAGCCGCCGATCGTTGTGCCAGCACTCGGCAACACCCCGCATCCCTCTTTAGCCGCGCCAGCAACCTCCGACGACGAGACTATGGCCGAAATGCCCTCGGCGCCCCATGATATTGTGGTGACGGCCCGTGGCGATGCGCCGCCGGGAGATCCGCTTCAAGCGGTCAATATTGCCTCTTATCGGGCGGTCCAGTCGATCGATGCGGCGCTCGTGGCCCCAGTCGCGATGGGCTATCAAGGTATCGTACCCGAACCTGTTCGCGACGGGCTGGGCAATGCACTGCGTAACCTCAGCGAACCCGTCAATTTTCTGAACTTCCTGTTACAGTTCAAGATCGGCAAGGCTGCCGAGACGCTCGGCCGTTTCGCCGTAAACACGACATTTGGTGTCGGCGGCCTTTTCGATGTCGCGAAGACAATGCCTTTCAATCTGCCTTACCGACGCAACGGCTTTGCCAATACATTGGGTTTCTACGGCGTCGAGCCCGGTCCCTATTTCTATCTTCCGCTTATCGGGTCGACGACATTGCGCGATCTGGCGGGCAACAGCATTGACTTGCTCGTCGTGCCGACCGCGGTCGGCGCGCCTTTCGACCGCACGGCATATGCCGTTCCGACAACTGTGGTCAGGCAACTCAATGACCGCATCGAGGGCGACGCTCAAATCCAGCGCTTGCAACAGGAAAGCCTTGATCCCTATGTCGAGACACGGACCCTCTATCTGGAACTGCGCAAACGCGAAATCGACGCATTGAAAGTTAGGCGCAGCGACCGCAATGGCGAGGCTGGACCTCAAACAGAAATCACGGTCAGCCAGACCGGGCCCTTGTCCGATCCAGAAGGTCTCATCTCCGTCGGCCCCCTTGAACTCGAGACGCCGACCTCGGACGGTTTGCCACCGCGACCTTAA
- a CDS encoding TonB-dependent receptor, with the protein MNNKAYLLASAVLMALPQVSNAQEAIAEEPDGGNDVIVVTAQRQAQSLQDVPIAVSAFSAEALESQQIENASDLQLTLPNVSFSKGNFTSASFTIRGVGDLCVGVTCDAATAIHVNGSPLFGTRLFETEYFDLERIEVLRGPQGTLFGRNATSGVVNVVTAKPKLSRFEAEAQFEYGNFNSIEARGMVNVPIGDMIGVRLAGIYVNRDGYTTNLYDGSDIDTRDLYALRGSLRFEPGPDTTIDLMGYYFREKDTRLRNQKQTCQRDPLGVLGCLNNRRDFDTTNANSTVGATLSSSEFFAIQGIPAVLGLGSLYGPDGFSGFQEPGDVRVVNTAYTPFYFAEELQVQARLEQKFGAMTLTATGIYQDTEVDSRQDYFLGIQSRAGFAPALNTLAFFAANGLPTGLAPPAPAFIPGSSAYFSPIAGALIPDGPQGVLCTSDNDDGSRGAFEGNSLCSETPLSFDRSSEQRESWSGELILTSDFDGPFNFLLGGIYAKSKTTDNSYYVNSFALDYASAILGSFGSLSGGLPPSYFATSMYRNNSLESNLESYGIFGEVYFDLSDRLTLTGGLRYNNDKKDVTARTTLISFLNPYANDGDPFDTPITPLTGPSGLFDADPGTPGQQLAQFREVSFDEITGRAVLAFEVTPDNSLYASYSRGYKSGGINPPLSPIFAVSESFGSESIDAFEIGSKNVFANGALQLNATAFYYKYSGLQLSRIVARTSVNDTVDANIWGVELESVIRPDPNWLINLSFSYLNAKVAGDQFFSNPRDPGGGDPDAVIIKDISNGAHCAVTGPAPGVADAFVAGVNAALGLRAPQEFPSDGNIASSGAFGICGVLASAIPANSGIQVLSPGVEVNIKGNTLPQAPNVKVSMGVQYTAEVGNGMTLVPRVDISLTGKQYGNIFNGRINRIEPFVQANAVLQLNGADERWFVRGFVQNIFDSNSVTGLYVTDASSGNFTNIYTLDPRRYGVAIGAKF; encoded by the coding sequence ATGAATAACAAAGCTTATTTGTTGGCAAGCGCCGTCCTGATGGCGTTGCCACAGGTCTCAAATGCTCAGGAAGCCATAGCTGAAGAGCCAGATGGCGGTAACGATGTCATCGTCGTGACGGCGCAACGTCAGGCGCAAAGCTTGCAAGACGTGCCGATAGCTGTCAGCGCATTCAGCGCTGAGGCGCTTGAAAGCCAGCAGATCGAAAATGCCTCGGATCTACAGCTGACGCTGCCCAATGTATCTTTCTCGAAAGGCAATTTCACCTCAGCTTCATTCACTATTCGCGGCGTTGGCGACCTGTGCGTCGGCGTCACCTGCGATGCTGCGACCGCAATTCATGTCAATGGATCACCCTTGTTCGGAACACGCCTGTTCGAGACCGAATATTTCGATCTGGAACGGATTGAAGTCCTTCGCGGACCTCAAGGCACCCTGTTCGGTCGGAATGCGACCTCCGGGGTCGTGAATGTCGTGACCGCGAAACCCAAACTCTCCCGTTTCGAGGCTGAAGCGCAATTCGAGTATGGCAATTTCAACAGCATCGAAGCGCGTGGCATGGTCAATGTCCCGATCGGGGATATGATCGGCGTGAGACTGGCGGGCATATATGTGAACCGCGACGGTTATACGACGAATCTTTATGATGGATCGGACATCGACACTCGGGACCTTTACGCGTTGCGAGGCTCACTTCGTTTCGAGCCCGGTCCTGATACGACGATCGATCTCATGGGCTATTATTTCCGGGAAAAGGACACGCGCCTCAGAAACCAGAAACAAACGTGCCAACGCGATCCATTGGGCGTGCTCGGATGCCTGAACAATCGACGTGATTTCGATACCACGAACGCAAATTCCACGGTCGGTGCGACGCTCAGTTCTTCCGAGTTCTTCGCCATTCAGGGCATTCCCGCCGTACTCGGCCTTGGCAGCCTTTATGGCCCTGACGGGTTTTCCGGGTTTCAGGAGCCTGGCGATGTGCGTGTCGTCAACACGGCCTATACGCCCTTCTATTTTGCGGAAGAGCTACAGGTGCAGGCGCGCCTTGAGCAAAAATTCGGCGCGATGACCCTGACGGCCACCGGCATTTATCAGGATACTGAAGTCGATTCTAGGCAGGACTATTTTCTTGGAATTCAAAGCCGTGCCGGTTTCGCCCCGGCGCTCAATACGCTGGCCTTTTTTGCGGCTAACGGATTGCCGACGGGTCTTGCTCCGCCGGCGCCGGCCTTCATTCCCGGCTCCTCGGCCTATTTTTCGCCGATTGCCGGCGCTCTCATCCCGGACGGTCCGCAGGGCGTGCTGTGCACCTCGGATAATGATGATGGAAGCAGAGGCGCTTTCGAAGGGAACTCGCTGTGTTCCGAAACGCCGCTTTCTTTCGATCGATCTTCGGAACAACGCGAATCGTGGAGCGGAGAGCTCATCCTTACGAGTGACTTCGACGGGCCGTTCAATTTCCTGTTGGGGGGAATTTACGCGAAATCGAAAACCACCGACAATAGCTATTATGTGAACTCGTTTGCGCTCGATTACGCCAGTGCCATATTGGGTTCATTCGGCTCCTTGTCGGGCGGCCTTCCGCCATCCTATTTCGCGACGTCGATGTATCGGAACAACTCGCTGGAATCGAATCTGGAGAGCTATGGGATTTTCGGCGAGGTCTATTTCGATCTAAGCGACCGGCTGACGTTGACCGGGGGGCTGCGTTACAACAATGACAAGAAGGATGTAACGGCGCGTACGACACTGATCAGTTTCCTGAACCCTTATGCCAACGATGGAGATCCGTTCGATACCCCGATAACGCCTCTCACCGGGCCGTCTGGACTTTTCGATGCCGACCCGGGGACACCGGGCCAACAGCTCGCCCAGTTTCGCGAAGTAAGCTTCGACGAAATTACCGGACGAGCAGTTCTGGCCTTCGAGGTTACGCCGGACAATTCACTCTATGCATCTTACTCGAGGGGTTACAAATCCGGCGGTATCAATCCTCCGCTTTCTCCGATTTTCGCCGTCAGCGAGAGTTTCGGCTCTGAATCGATCGATGCCTTCGAGATTGGCTCCAAGAACGTCTTCGCAAACGGCGCGTTGCAACTGAATGCCACCGCATTTTACTACAAATATAGTGGACTGCAGCTCAGCCGCATCGTGGCAAGAACGTCTGTGAATGACACGGTTGACGCCAATATCTGGGGTGTCGAACTGGAGTCTGTCATCAGGCCGGACCCGAACTGGCTTATCAATCTGTCCTTCAGCTATCTCAATGCCAAGGTCGCCGGCGATCAATTCTTCTCCAATCCGCGTGATCCGGGCGGCGGAGATCCTGATGCCGTGATTATCAAGGACATCAGCAATGGTGCGCACTGCGCTGTCACGGGACCTGCGCCTGGCGTTGCTGATGCGTTCGTTGCGGGAGTAAATGCGGCTCTCGGCCTTCGCGCACCGCAGGAATTTCCTTCGGACGGCAATATCGCCTCCAGCGGCGCGTTCGGCATTTGCGGTGTCCTCGCGAGCGCTATCCCTGCGAACAGCGGGATCCAGGTATTGAGTCCTGGCGTCGAGGTTAACATCAAGGGCAACACATTGCCCCAAGCGCCGAATGTCAAGGTCTCGATGGGCGTGCAGTACACGGCAGAGGTTGGGAATGGTATGACACTCGTCCCCCGCGTCGACATTTCCCTTACCGGAAAGCAATATGGCAATATCTTCAACGGCAGGATTAATCGTATCGAACCTTTCGTCCAGGCAAATGCGGTTTTACAGTTGAATGGCGCCGACGAGCGCTGGTTTGTCCGGGGGTTCGTTCAGAATATTTTCGATAGCAACTCGGTTACCGGACTTTATGTCACCGATGCATCTTCCGGTAATTTTACAAACATCTATACTCTTGATCCGCGGCGTTATGGTGTCGCCATCGGAGCAAAATTCTGA
- a CDS encoding alpha/beta fold hydrolase has translation MNEAVKIEDCPEDIDALWAGDGSHLPEWFVSALRVPREEGYVEIEGAKAHYFRWGDRAKPKVLMTHGFLSHARCFSFIAPFLAEDYDVVAFDLAGMGDSEMRGHADPLARGREFGEIAEALGLFADGHKPTIIAHSFGSGAALTAVTQSPDTFSGIVVCDLMVMRPALLQAYWNLRRASPGSGDPDKAKSRYPSYDAARSRYVLSPPQPVGEPFLLDYMAFHSLRRDGEGWTWKFSPEVFRRSNRPDEWLTIGERLVNAPGRKAIVHGEESQLFNRDSVAYVRELGGGAIPIIAVPQARHHLMLDQPLAFVTALRSLLRLWEAPT, from the coding sequence ATGAACGAGGCGGTAAAGATTGAAGATTGCCCCGAGGACATCGACGCTCTCTGGGCGGGCGATGGTTCGCATCTGCCCGAATGGTTCGTTTCCGCTCTCAGGGTGCCGCGCGAGGAAGGCTATGTAGAGATCGAGGGTGCCAAAGCGCATTACTTTCGCTGGGGCGACCGGGCGAAACCCAAGGTACTGATGACGCACGGTTTTCTCTCGCATGCCCGCTGCTTTTCCTTCATCGCGCCGTTTCTGGCCGAAGATTATGATGTGGTGGCCTTCGATCTTGCCGGCATGGGCGACAGCGAAATGCGAGGGCACGCCGACCCCTTGGCCAGGGGGCGCGAGTTCGGCGAAATTGCCGAAGCGCTTGGACTGTTTGCGGATGGCCACAAGCCCACGATCATTGCCCACAGTTTCGGTTCTGGCGCAGCGTTGACGGCCGTCACCCAATCGCCCGATACCTTCTCCGGCATTGTGGTTTGCGACCTGATGGTCATGCGACCTGCGCTCTTGCAAGCGTATTGGAATCTCCGCCGCGCCAGCCCCGGATCCGGCGACCCGGACAAAGCCAAAAGTCGCTATCCCAGCTACGACGCGGCGCGCAGTCGATACGTCCTTTCCCCACCCCAGCCTGTCGGTGAGCCATTTCTTTTGGACTATATGGCCTTTCATTCTCTGCGGCGTGACGGGGAGGGTTGGACGTGGAAATTCTCTCCCGAAGTGTTCCGGAGGAGCAACCGGCCCGACGAGTGGCTCACCATCGGCGAGCGCCTAGTGAACGCGCCGGGCCGCAAGGCTATCGTTCACGGCGAGGAGAGCCAGCTCTTCAACCGGGATTCCGTGGCATATGTTCGTGAACTGGGGGGAGGAGCCATTCCGATCATTGCCGTGCCTCAAGCCCGCCACCATCTGATGCTCGACCAGCCGCTGGCCTTTGTCACCGCGTTGAGGAGCCTTCTCCGGCTTTGGGAAGCGCCGACTTGA
- a CDS encoding NAD(P)/FAD-dependent oxidoreductase has translation MRSTGSPDYDAVIVGAGFSGIYLLHKLRDAGFKVLLVDAAAQPGGIWYWNCYPGARVDSQVPLYEFSIPEVWKSWAWSERFPGWKELRAYFRHVCDTLGLWPLMRMGSRVQSARFDEEGRRWRLQLEGGEGISTHFLLPALGFASKPYIPDMRGIAAFEGDWCHTARWPQQGIDLSGRRIAVIGTGASGVQIAQEAAKCAEKLTLFQRTPILGLPMRQERLTEDIQQRDKQGYPAIFVRRKRTNGGFECQSLDISALDVDATTRNNHFETLWRQGGLKFWYNNFADILTNREANRYAYEFWRKKVLARIIDPVLAEKLAPAEPPHPFGTKRPSLEQGYYEIFEQDNVALVDLKANAIIRIEPQAIKMEDGEVECDLIIFATGFDAGRGGLIDMNITGREGLPLWQAWEDGVRAYLGMAVSGFPNMLFAYGPLSPSGFANGPTSAEIQGDWICDFMVWLRRRDIDLFEGKPAAETGWTEMVAAAGAMTLFPEAASWYMGANIPGKKRQLINFPSVSGYAALCDEEAAGSYAGFAFEKLTRKDGPTI, from the coding sequence GTGAGATCGACTGGCTCTCCCGATTACGATGCCGTGATCGTCGGTGCAGGCTTCAGCGGCATCTATCTGCTGCACAAATTGCGTGACGCCGGGTTCAAGGTGCTGCTGGTAGATGCGGCCGCCCAGCCCGGCGGCATTTGGTACTGGAATTGCTATCCCGGTGCCCGCGTGGACTCGCAGGTACCGCTCTATGAGTTTTCGATACCCGAGGTTTGGAAATCATGGGCCTGGAGCGAGCGCTTTCCCGGATGGAAGGAGCTCAGAGCCTATTTCCGGCATGTTTGCGATACGCTGGGCCTTTGGCCGCTTATGCGGATGGGATCGAGGGTCCAAAGCGCAAGGTTCGATGAAGAGGGACGACGGTGGCGCCTGCAGCTTGAGGGCGGGGAAGGAATATCGACACACTTCCTTCTGCCCGCTTTGGGATTCGCATCGAAGCCGTATATTCCCGATATGCGAGGAATCGCGGCGTTCGAAGGCGATTGGTGTCACACGGCGCGATGGCCGCAACAGGGTATCGATCTTTCGGGCCGCCGGATCGCCGTCATCGGCACTGGTGCGAGCGGAGTGCAGATCGCGCAGGAGGCCGCCAAATGCGCAGAAAAGCTGACCTTGTTTCAGAGGACTCCTATTCTGGGCCTGCCCATGCGCCAGGAACGGCTTACCGAAGACATTCAGCAGCGTGATAAGCAGGGCTATCCCGCCATTTTTGTTCGGCGCAAGCGAACGAACGGGGGATTCGAATGCCAGTCGCTTGACATCTCCGCGCTCGATGTAGACGCCACGACGCGCAACAACCATTTCGAGACCCTGTGGCGGCAGGGCGGCCTCAAATTCTGGTACAACAACTTTGCCGACATACTGACCAATCGCGAAGCGAACCGCTACGCCTATGAGTTCTGGCGCAAAAAGGTTCTCGCGCGGATTATCGACCCCGTTCTGGCCGAGAAACTTGCGCCTGCGGAGCCGCCGCATCCTTTCGGCACGAAAAGACCCTCGCTCGAACAGGGATATTATGAAATTTTCGAGCAGGATAATGTCGCGCTGGTCGATCTGAAGGCAAACGCGATCATCCGTATCGAGCCCCAGGCCATCAAGATGGAAGACGGTGAGGTCGAATGCGATCTGATCATTTTTGCGACCGGCTTCGATGCCGGGCGTGGCGGGTTGATCGACATGAACATCACCGGGAGGGAGGGGCTTCCCCTTTGGCAGGCGTGGGAAGACGGTGTGCGCGCCTATCTCGGCATGGCGGTGTCGGGTTTTCCCAACATGTTGTTCGCTTATGGTCCTCTCAGCCCGTCGGGTTTCGCCAATGGCCCGACAAGCGCGGAAATACAGGGCGACTGGATTTGCGATTTCATGGTCTGGTTGCGTAGGAGGGACATCGATCTTTTCGAGGGCAAACCGGCTGCCGAAACTGGCTGGACTGAAATGGTTGCCGCGGCTGGCGCGATGACGCTCTTTCCCGAGGCGGCCTCATGGTACATGGGCGCGAATATTCCGGGAAAGAAGCGCCAGCTCATCAATTTTCCGAGCGTGTCTGGCTATGCCGCGCTCTGCGACGAAGAGGCGGCCGGCAGCTATGCTGGCTTCGCTTTCGAAAAACTCACACGCAAGGACGGCCCAACAATATGA
- a CDS encoding acyl-CoA synthetase yields MIDWNLGDILDAIEPFMPEDAPALIHGDRIVTWPEMSARSNNIARGLRQRGIRDGAKVAFYMRNRPEYGELMAACFKGRLTHVNINYRYRAEEVFYIFDDSDSEVIVYSSEFRDTIVELNDRLRKVRTFVEIGELSSIAPFAIHYETLAQEGDGSALGITRSPADLLFIYTGGTTGMPKGVMWRHDDMRKAQLDAQKLLGPVPETLEENVALIAREGPGRRTLSSCPLMHGTGFITAIGTLMSGGAIVTLEAWSFDAEELWDTVERHKVEGIAIVGDAFAKPMLSALDDHPGRWDTSSLVTILSSGVMWSKEVKSGLCRHIPQIVLMDSFGASEGLGFGLAVTTAEGGTNTAKFGIGEFCDVFDETDQKVEPGSGVPGFIARKGAIPIGYYKDPEKSAKTFRTIDGVRYSIPGDWCRVEADGSLTLLGRGSVCINTAGEKVYPEEVEEVLKTHPAIGDALVVGVPDDKWGQAVTAIVHLNDHAQFDEQAVKTHVRAHLAGYKTPKTIIPTDIPMRASNGKADYATAKAIAERSNVAT; encoded by the coding sequence GTGATCGACTGGAATCTCGGGGATATTCTCGACGCGATCGAGCCCTTCATGCCCGAAGATGCGCCGGCTCTGATACATGGAGACCGGATCGTCACCTGGCCCGAGATGTCGGCGCGCTCGAACAATATCGCCCGCGGGTTGCGCCAACGCGGCATCCGCGATGGCGCGAAGGTCGCCTTCTATATGCGCAACCGACCCGAATATGGCGAGTTGATGGCGGCCTGCTTCAAGGGGCGTTTGACGCATGTGAACATCAATTACCGTTATCGGGCCGAAGAGGTGTTTTATATCTTCGACGATTCCGACAGCGAGGTCATCGTTTACAGTTCGGAATTCCGCGACACTATCGTCGAACTCAACGACCGGCTTAGGAAGGTTCGCACCTTCGTCGAAATTGGCGAGCTGTCTTCAATCGCGCCCTTTGCGATCCACTATGAGACTCTCGCGCAAGAGGGGGACGGATCGGCGCTCGGCATCACACGCTCGCCCGCCGATCTGCTTTTCATCTATACGGGTGGTACGACCGGAATGCCCAAGGGCGTGATGTGGCGTCATGATGACATGCGCAAGGCCCAACTCGACGCACAGAAGTTGCTCGGCCCCGTTCCAGAGACACTCGAAGAAAATGTCGCGCTGATCGCCCGCGAAGGCCCGGGCAGGCGCACGCTTTCCTCTTGCCCGCTGATGCACGGAACGGGCTTTATCACTGCGATCGGCACGCTGATGTCTGGCGGCGCGATAGTTACGTTGGAGGCATGGTCTTTCGATGCCGAGGAACTGTGGGATACGGTGGAAAGGCACAAGGTGGAAGGTATAGCGATCGTGGGCGACGCCTTTGCCAAGCCAATGCTTTCCGCGCTCGACGACCACCCTGGCCGCTGGGATACCAGCAGCCTCGTTACAATCCTCTCTTCCGGTGTGATGTGGAGCAAGGAGGTCAAGTCCGGCCTGTGCCGGCATATTCCGCAAATCGTACTGATGGACAGTTTTGGCGCATCCGAAGGCCTCGGCTTCGGCCTTGCCGTCACCACTGCGGAGGGCGGCACGAACACCGCGAAATTTGGGATCGGCGAGTTCTGCGATGTTTTCGACGAAACCGACCAGAAAGTCGAACCGGGGAGCGGCGTGCCGGGATTTATCGCCCGGAAGGGTGCGATCCCCATAGGCTATTACAAGGACCCCGAGAAATCCGCGAAGACGTTTCGCACGATCGATGGGGTGCGCTATTCCATTCCGGGCGACTGGTGTCGGGTAGAAGCCGATGGCAGCCTGACCTTGCTCGGCCGCGGAAGCGTCTGCATCAACACGGCGGGAGAGAAAGTTTATCCCGAGGAGGTCGAGGAAGTGCTCAAGACCCATCCCGCCATCGGGGACGCGCTGGTCGTAGGCGTGCCGGATGATAAATGGGGCCAAGCCGTAACCGCGATCGTCCACCTCAACGACCACGCCCAGTTCGACGAACAAGCGGTCAAAACCCATGTGCGCGCACATTTGGCGGGATACAAAACTCCCAAGACCATAATTCCGACAGACATCCCCATGCGAGCCTCGAACGGCAAGGCCGATTATGCAACGGCAAAAGCGATTGCCGAACGATCGAATGTCGCGACGTGA
- a CDS encoding acyl-CoA dehydrogenase family protein: MDFGLSQDQQILRDAVARCLADTSPLEHVRECAGRDNPLSDTIFGALHDLAVPAMLVPEEHGGLGMTLLDAAVVAEQLAYAVTPAPFLASVVLAPIALSEAGTNKQKCQWLPKIARGEARIGVAISATVQARDGAGVQFVEGKLSGTALFCLDFEGADAYLVADAGGRLHLVPALASGLKATRLTTIDRTRSVGELSFAAVETDPLADDGGTASARLRDAGRVILAADSLGAGQAMIEKAVDYAGQREQFGRPIGSFQAVKHMCAEMAARHEPCRALVWYAAHVFDALPEDASLAACHAKSLTGDVHRFVARTATEVHGGMGFTDLLGLHYWFKRIGFDRQVLGGPEAVRAEAAALQGWTRAA; encoded by the coding sequence ATGGACTTCGGCCTTTCGCAGGATCAGCAGATACTGCGCGACGCAGTTGCGCGGTGTCTTGCCGATACCTCCCCGCTTGAGCATGTCCGCGAATGTGCCGGGCGCGACAACCCGTTAAGTGACACTATTTTCGGAGCCCTCCACGATCTGGCGGTCCCAGCCATGCTTGTCCCCGAAGAGCATGGTGGCCTAGGCATGACCCTTCTCGACGCTGCGGTCGTGGCGGAACAACTCGCCTATGCGGTCACACCAGCGCCATTTCTAGCCAGCGTAGTTCTCGCCCCGATCGCGCTGAGCGAGGCAGGAACTAACAAGCAAAAGTGCCAATGGCTTCCGAAGATCGCGCGTGGCGAGGCCCGTATCGGAGTCGCGATTTCCGCGACGGTCCAGGCGCGCGACGGCGCGGGAGTTCAATTCGTCGAAGGGAAGCTTAGCGGCACCGCCCTGTTCTGCCTCGATTTCGAAGGCGCGGACGCGTATCTCGTAGCGGACGCCGGTGGCAGGCTGCACCTCGTCCCAGCCCTAGCATCGGGACTCAAGGCGACCCGCCTCACCACCATCGATCGCACGCGCAGCGTGGGAGAATTGTCCTTTGCGGCTGTCGAGACCGATCCGCTTGCCGACGACGGCGGCACAGCATCGGCTCGGCTGCGCGATGCTGGCCGCGTGATCCTTGCCGCCGACAGCTTAGGCGCAGGGCAGGCCATGATTGAAAAGGCGGTCGATTATGCTGGTCAGCGAGAGCAGTTCGGCCGCCCTATCGGCAGCTTCCAGGCGGTAAAGCACATGTGCGCCGAAATGGCCGCACGCCATGAACCGTGCCGCGCGCTGGTCTGGTACGCCGCCCATGTCTTCGATGCGCTGCCGGAGGATGCATCTCTCGCGGCTTGCCATGCGAAATCCCTCACGGGCGACGTCCACCGATTTGTCGCCCGCACCGCCACTGAAGTGCATGGCGGGATGGGGTTCACCGATCTGCTCGGCCTGCACTACTGGTTCAAACGGATCGGCTTCGATCGGCAGGTCTTGGGTGGCCCCGAAGCGGTGCGAGCCGAGGCAGCGGCTCTGCAGGGTTGGACGAGAGCAGCCTGA